A region from the Afifella aestuarii genome encodes:
- the obgE gene encoding GTPase ObgE — MKFLDQAKVYLRSGDGGSGSVSFRREKFIEFGGPDGGDGGRGGDVWLEAVDGLNTLIDYRYQQHFKAERGGHGMGRNRTGAGGKDVVLKVPVGTQVFAEDNETILADLDHVGERVKLLHGGNGGFGNIHFKSSINQAPRRANPGQEGQEMWVWLRLKLIADIGLVGLPNAGKSTFLARVSAAKPKIADYPFTTLHPNLGVVRHKGGEFVLADIPGLIEGAHDGAGIGDRFLGHIERCRALLHLVDASGDPAAAYRTVREELNAYGHGLAEKPVIVALSRVDLLDEGAREVAISEIVDASGKEPFLVSAGTGEGVSEVLDACLAALPRGGKKDAEEDGEWTPLS; from the coding sequence ATGAAGTTCCTCGACCAGGCGAAGGTCTATCTGCGCTCCGGCGACGGCGGTTCGGGATCCGTCTCGTTCCGGCGCGAAAAGTTCATCGAATTCGGCGGGCCGGACGGCGGAGACGGCGGTCGCGGCGGCGATGTGTGGCTGGAGGCGGTCGACGGGCTCAACACGCTCATCGACTATCGCTACCAGCAGCATTTCAAGGCGGAGCGCGGCGGCCACGGCATGGGCCGCAACCGCACCGGTGCCGGCGGCAAGGACGTGGTCTTGAAGGTGCCGGTCGGAACGCAGGTCTTTGCCGAAGACAACGAGACGATTCTCGCCGATCTCGACCATGTCGGCGAGCGGGTGAAGCTTCTCCATGGCGGCAATGGCGGCTTCGGCAACATCCATTTCAAGAGCTCCATCAACCAGGCGCCGCGGCGTGCCAATCCCGGCCAGGAAGGCCAGGAGATGTGGGTGTGGCTGCGCCTGAAGCTGATCGCCGATATCGGGCTCGTCGGTCTGCCGAACGCCGGAAAGTCGACGTTTCTTGCCCGCGTTTCGGCGGCAAAGCCGAAGATCGCCGATTATCCCTTCACGACGCTGCATCCCAATCTCGGCGTCGTGCGCCACAAGGGCGGCGAATTCGTGCTCGCGGACATTCCGGGCCTGATCGAAGGCGCGCATGACGGGGCGGGGATCGGCGACCGGTTCTTAGGCCATATCGAACGCTGCCGTGCGCTTCTGCATCTCGTCGATGCCTCGGGCGATCCCGCGGCCGCCTATCGCACGGTGCGCGAAGAACTTAACGCCTACGGCCACGGTCTTGCCGAAAAGCCGGTCATTGTCGCGTTGTCGCGCGTCGACCTTCTCGACGAGGGCGCGCGGGAGGTGGCGATTTCAGAGATCGTCGACGCGTCGGGCAAAGAGCCGTTCCTGGTGTCTGCCGGGACGGGCGAAGGCGTCTCGGAGGTTCTCGACGCCTGCCTTGCGGCGCTGCCGCGCGGCGGCAAGAAGGACGCGGAAGAGGACGGCGAATGGACGCCGCTCTCATGA
- a CDS encoding glutamate-5-semialdehyde dehydrogenase, which translates to MVFAALRQNNDAAALMAEMGIRARAASRPLGLATTDEKNTALRAMADAVRGRADEILEANARDMQRGEAEGLAPAMLDRLKLDAARIEAIAKSLEEVAALPDPVGDVIASWERPNGLKISRVRTPLGVIGVIYESRPNVTADAGALCLKAGNAVILRGGSDSLESSSAIHACLSEGLRVAGLPEDAIQLVPLRDRAAVGEMLAGLAGNLDVIVPRGGRSLVERVQKEARVPVFAHLEGVCHVYVHEAADLQMAVDVTVNSKLRRTGICGAAETLLVDQAVAKTHLEPILSALSMGGCEIRGDESVRALFPQAHAASEEDWPKEYLDKIIAVKVVNGVEAASEHIARYGSGHTETIITQDEAAARRFMALVDSAIVLHNASTQFADGGEFGMGAEIGIATGRMHARGPVGVEQLTSFKYCVYGSGQTRP; encoded by the coding sequence ATGGTTTTCGCAGCCCTGCGACAGAACAACGACGCCGCTGCCTTGATGGCTGAAATGGGCATTCGTGCCCGCGCGGCTTCGCGACCGCTTGGGCTTGCGACGACGGACGAGAAGAATACGGCGCTTCGCGCGATGGCGGATGCCGTACGCGGACGGGCCGACGAAATTCTGGAGGCCAATGCGCGCGATATGCAGCGCGGCGAGGCGGAGGGTCTCGCGCCGGCGATGCTCGACCGGCTGAAGCTCGATGCGGCGCGCATCGAGGCGATTGCGAAGAGCCTTGAAGAGGTGGCGGCGCTGCCCGATCCGGTCGGTGACGTAATCGCCTCCTGGGAGCGGCCGAACGGGCTCAAGATTTCGCGCGTGCGCACGCCGCTCGGCGTCATCGGCGTGATCTATGAAAGCCGCCCGAACGTCACCGCCGATGCGGGCGCGCTCTGTCTCAAGGCGGGCAATGCCGTCATCTTGCGCGGGGGCTCGGATTCGCTCGAGAGTTCTTCGGCGATCCATGCCTGCCTCAGCGAGGGGCTGCGCGTCGCCGGGCTGCCGGAGGATGCGATCCAGCTCGTGCCGCTGCGCGACCGTGCGGCCGTCGGTGAAATGCTCGCAGGCCTTGCCGGCAATCTCGACGTCATCGTGCCGCGCGGCGGGCGCAGCCTGGTGGAGCGGGTGCAGAAGGAGGCACGCGTGCCGGTCTTCGCGCATCTGGAAGGCGTCTGCCACGTTTATGTGCATGAGGCGGCAGACCTGCAGATGGCGGTGGACGTGACCGTCAATTCCAAGCTCCGGCGCACGGGCATTTGCGGGGCGGCGGAGACGCTTCTCGTCGACCAGGCCGTTGCCAAGACGCATCTCGAGCCGATCCTGTCGGCGCTTTCGATGGGCGGCTGCGAGATCCGCGGCGACGAGAGCGTTCGGGCGCTCTTCCCGCAGGCCCATGCGGCGAGCGAGGAGGACTGGCCGAAGGAATATCTCGACAAGATCATCGCCGTGAAGGTGGTGAACGGCGTCGAGGCGGCGAGCGAGCATATCGCCCGCTACGGCTCTGGGCATACGGAGACGATCATCACGCAGGATGAGGCGGCCGCCCGCCGTTTCATGGCGCTCGTCGATTCCGCCATCGTGCTGCACAACGCCTCCACCCAATTCGCCGATGGCGGCGAATTCGGCATGGGCGCGGAGATCGGCATCGCGACGGGGCGGATGCATGCGCGCGGGCCCGTCGGCGTGGAGCAGCTGACGAGCTTCAAATACTGCGTTTATGGCAGCGGCCAGACACGGCCCTAG
- a CDS encoding nicotinate-nucleotide adenylyltransferase yields MYEGLPPHGRGQRIGLYGGSFNPPHIGHRQVALRALRLLQLDQVWWLVTPGNPLKAPHGLKPLRERLEATARIASHPRFKVTAIENRWHIRFTADLVTRLAAREPATRFVWIMGGDNLQNFHLWESWQEIAASVPIAIVPRPGSLSAPLAAPAARVLAPYRQGNESAACLADLRAPAFVVLPGPRTPVSSTALRAASG; encoded by the coding sequence ATTTACGAGGGCCTCCCGCCGCATGGGCGGGGGCAGCGGATCGGGCTTTATGGCGGCTCGTTCAATCCGCCGCATATCGGGCACCGGCAGGTGGCGCTGCGGGCGCTGCGGCTTTTGCAGCTCGATCAGGTGTGGTGGCTGGTGACGCCGGGCAATCCGTTGAAGGCGCCGCATGGCTTAAAGCCGCTGCGGGAGCGCCTGGAAGCGACGGCGCGGATTGCCAGCCATCCGCGCTTCAAGGTGACGGCGATCGAAAACCGCTGGCACATCCGCTTCACGGCCGATCTCGTGACGCGACTTGCGGCGCGCGAGCCGGCGACGCGCTTCGTCTGGATCATGGGCGGCGACAATCTCCAGAACTTTCATCTGTGGGAAAGCTGGCAGGAGATCGCCGCGAGCGTGCCGATCGCCATCGTCCCGCGGCCGGGGTCTTTGAGCGCGCCGCTGGCCGCGCCGGCAGCGCGGGTTCTCGCACCTTATCGCCAGGGCAACGAATCGGCGGCCTGCCTCGCCGACCTGAGAGCGCCCGCCTTCGTCGTCCTGCCCGGTCCGCGCACGCCGGTTTCGTCGACGGCTTTGCGGGCCGCGAGCGGCTGA
- the rpmA gene encoding 50S ribosomal protein L27 — protein sequence MAHKKAGGSSRNGRDTAGRRLGVKKFGGEAVVSGNIIVRQRGTQWHPGQNVGLGKDHTIFALTDGRVEFHKGLKGRTYISVLPPVEAAE from the coding sequence ATGGCGCACAAAAAAGCAGGCGGCTCTTCGAGAAACGGCCGCGATACCGCTGGCCGGCGCCTCGGCGTCAAGAAGTTCGGTGGCGAAGCGGTCGTCTCCGGCAACATCATCGTTCGCCAGCGCGGCACGCAGTGGCATCCGGGCCAGAATGTCGGGCTTGGCAAGGACCACACGATCTTCGCGCTGACCGACGGACGCGTGGAATTCCACAAGGGCCTCAAGGGGCGCACCTATATTTCGGTGCTGCCGCCGGTGGAGGCTGCCGAATAG
- the proB gene encoding glutamate 5-kinase, whose amino-acid sequence MRKLSGYKRIVVKVGSALLVERGGGVRRDWLGSLAADLAALRLEGAECLVVSSGAIALGRGRLSLNGRRFKLEEAQAAAAVGQIALAKAWAEELQTREIHAAQVLLTLGDTEERRRYLNARATLTTLLGMAVVPVVNENDTVATTEIRYGDNDRLAARVAAMVGADLLVLLSDVDGLYSAPPAQDANAHLIPEVTAITPEIEAMAGDAGSELSRGGMRTKVEAAKIAVAAGAAMVIGSGHHLNPLTRIDSGAPVTWFRPQTTPATARKAWIAGHLEPKGSLSLDAGAVKALRAGRSLLPPGVSGFSGHFARGDTVLLVDPEGIEIGRGIVGYDADEAAQIIGHQSKEISEILGYVRRSAIVHHDDLVLRET is encoded by the coding sequence ATGAGAAAGCTATCGGGTTACAAGCGCATCGTCGTCAAAGTGGGCTCCGCCCTTCTGGTGGAGCGCGGCGGCGGCGTGCGCCGCGACTGGCTCGGTTCGCTGGCCGCCGATCTCGCGGCTTTGCGCCTGGAGGGGGCGGAATGCCTCGTCGTCTCGTCCGGGGCCATCGCGCTCGGGCGCGGGCGGCTTTCCCTCAACGGCCGGCGCTTCAAGCTGGAAGAGGCGCAGGCCGCGGCGGCCGTCGGCCAGATCGCGCTGGCAAAGGCCTGGGCAGAGGAGCTGCAGACGCGCGAGATCCATGCCGCGCAGGTGCTCCTGACGTTGGGCGACACCGAAGAGCGGCGGCGCTATCTCAATGCGCGCGCCACTTTGACGACGCTTCTCGGGATGGCCGTCGTGCCGGTCGTCAACGAGAACGATACGGTGGCGACGACCGAAATCCGCTACGGCGACAACGACCGGCTGGCGGCGCGCGTCGCGGCGATGGTCGGCGCCGATCTTCTGGTGCTCTTGTCGGATGTCGACGGGCTTTATTCGGCCCCTCCGGCGCAGGACGCCAATGCCCATCTCATTCCCGAGGTGACGGCGATCACGCCCGAGATCGAGGCGATGGCAGGCGACGCCGGCTCGGAATTGTCGCGCGGCGGCATGCGCACCAAGGTCGAGGCGGCGAAGATTGCGGTCGCGGCCGGCGCCGCCATGGTGATCGGCTCCGGCCATCACCTCAATCCGCTGACGCGCATCGACAGCGGGGCGCCCGTCACCTGGTTCCGGCCGCAGACGACGCCCGCTACGGCACGAAAAGCCTGGATTGCGGGGCATCTGGAGCCGAAGGGCTCGCTCAGCCTCGATGCGGGTGCGGTGAAGGCGCTCAGGGCGGGGCGGTCGCTGCTGCCGCCGGGCGTCAGCGGTTTTTCCGGTCATTTCGCCCGCGGCGATACGGTGCTTCTCGTCGATCCTGAGGGGATCGAGATCGGCCGTGGCATCGTCGGCTACGATGCCGACGAAGCGGCGCAGATCATCGGGCACCAATCTAAGGAGATCTCCGAAATTCTCGGCTATGTGCGGCGCTCGGCGATCGTCCATCACGACGATCTCGTGCTCCGAGAGACGTGA
- a CDS encoding GNAT family N-acetyltransferase: MHSPLSDLTTERLVLTPKRTRHLATLDHLKNDWEVVRMLAMPAWPFVQRSEQVEQDEGFHHLTMLCGKQIVGEVTVKRAGSGTPPRKMPRLGYFVGRPFWGRGYATEALAATVAAIFDRPGFGGDAPAERVGAGVFVDNPASRRVLEKLGFTKSGSYSLYCRARDSDVDVDDMQVTRSEFETVGGRTP, encoded by the coding sequence ATGCATTCACCGCTCAGCGATTTGACCACCGAACGGCTCGTTCTGACGCCGAAGCGCACCCGTCATCTCGCCACCCTCGATCACCTCAAGAACGATTGGGAGGTGGTGCGCATGCTGGCGATGCCGGCCTGGCCGTTCGTGCAGCGCTCCGAGCAGGTGGAGCAGGACGAGGGTTTTCACCATCTCACGATGCTCTGCGGGAAGCAGATCGTCGGCGAGGTGACGGTGAAGCGCGCCGGATCGGGCACGCCGCCGCGCAAGATGCCGCGTCTCGGCTATTTCGTCGGCCGGCCGTTCTGGGGGCGCGGGTATGCGACGGAAGCGCTGGCCGCGACGGTGGCTGCGATCTTCGATCGACCCGGTTTCGGCGGCGATGCGCCGGCCGAGAGGGTGGGGGCGGGTGTCTTCGTCGACAATCCCGCCTCGCGCCGGGTTCTGGAAAAGCTCGGCTTTACGAAGTCGGGCAGCTATTCGCTCTATTGCCGGGCCCGCGACAGTGACGTCGATGTCGACGACATGCAGGTGACCCGGTCCGAATTTGAGACCGTTGGAGGCAGAACGCCATGA
- a CDS encoding 50S ribosomal protein L21 has protein sequence MFAVIKTGGKQYRVAADTLLEVEKLAGDAGDTVTFEEVLMVGGEGDPKIGSPFVGGAAVTAEIVEHTRGRKVIIFKKRRRQNSRRKNGHRQDYTLIRVTDILTDGKKPSKAKKAAPKDEAKPAETKADAPVETKAETKAAEKAEAKKPAKDAETDGAVFEAPAGEPDDLKKLSGVGPAMEKKLNAAGVTRYDQIAGFSKDDLQKLDEALKLKGKAENEDWVAQAKTLADESKEK, from the coding sequence ATGTTCGCAGTCATCAAAACCGGCGGCAAGCAATATCGCGTAGCCGCCGATACGCTTCTGGAAGTCGAAAAGCTCGCAGGCGATGCCGGCGACACGGTCACCTTCGAAGAGGTGCTCATGGTCGGCGGCGAGGGCGATCCGAAGATCGGTTCGCCGTTTGTCGGCGGCGCCGCCGTCACCGCGGAAATCGTGGAGCATACGCGCGGCCGCAAGGTCATCATCTTCAAGAAGCGCCGGCGGCAGAATTCGCGCCGCAAGAACGGCCATCGCCAGGATTACACGCTCATCCGCGTGACCGACATCCTGACCGACGGCAAGAAGCCTTCGAAGGCGAAGAAGGCGGCGCCGAAGGACGAGGCGAAGCCGGCCGAGACGAAGGCGGACGCCCCGGTGGAGACGAAGGCCGAGACGAAAGCGGCCGAAAAGGCGGAAGCCAAGAAGCCTGCCAAGGACGCCGAGACGGACGGTGCCGTCTTCGAGGCGCCGGCGGGCGAGCCGGACGACCTGAAGAAGCTGAGCGGCGTCGGCCCGGCGATGGAAAAGAAGCTGAATGCGGCCGGCGTCACGCGCTACGACCAGATCGCCGGCTTTTCGAAGGACGACCTTCAGAAGCTGGACGAGGCTCTGAAGCTCAAGGGCAAGGCCGAAAACGAGGATTGGGTCGCGCAGGCCAAGACCCTCGCTGACGAATCGAAGGAGAAGTAA